A part of Vibrio sp. B1FLJ16 genomic DNA contains:
- a CDS encoding aminodeoxychorismate/anthranilate synthase component II, with translation MANIVFIDNFDSFTYNLVDQFRSLGHSVTIYRNNIPAESIEQAVNELQNPVVLLSPGPGVPSEAGSMPELIQRIKGKVPMIGVCLGHQAIVEAYGGTVAGAGEIIHGKVSMMEHQNHATYANLPSPLAIARYHSLVATKVPEELTVTAEVDGLTMSVVHERDKVCGFQFHPESIMTTYGATLLANAIEWALENGNLDIETMDKANNA, from the coding sequence ATGGCTAACATTGTATTTATCGATAACTTTGATTCTTTCACTTACAACCTAGTCGATCAATTTCGCTCACTTGGTCATTCCGTCACCATATACCGGAATAACATCCCGGCAGAAAGCATTGAACAAGCCGTCAATGAGCTTCAAAACCCGGTGGTTCTTCTTTCTCCGGGACCGGGAGTTCCGTCAGAAGCGGGGTCAATGCCAGAACTGATTCAGCGCATCAAAGGTAAAGTACCGATGATTGGAGTTTGTCTTGGTCATCAAGCCATTGTTGAAGCATATGGCGGTACAGTTGCAGGAGCCGGTGAAATCATTCACGGCAAAGTTTCTATGATGGAGCACCAAAATCACGCCACTTACGCTAACTTACCATCGCCACTGGCAATAGCCCGTTACCACTCTTTAGTAGCAACGAAGGTACCAGAGGAATTAACCGTAACTGCGGAAGTCGACGGCTTAACCATGTCAGTTGTACACGAGCGAGATAAAGTGTGCGGATTCCAGTTCCACCCAGAATCAATTATGACCACGTATGGGGCAACCTTATTAGCAAATGCTATTGAATGGGCTCTTGAGAACGGAAACCTTGATATAGAAACAATGGATAAAGCAAACAATGCATAA
- the trpD gene encoding anthranilate phosphoribosyltransferase, with protein sequence MEAIISKLYEQESLTQEESQTLFDTIIRGELDPILMASALTALKIKGETPDEITGAAKALLANANPFPRPEYDFADIVGTGGDGHDTINISTTAAFVAAACGLKVAKHGNRSVSSKSGSSDLLDSFGINLAMSPEDTRKAVDDIGVAFLFAPQYHGGVRHAMPVRQTMKTRTIFNILGPLINPARPNIELMGVYSEELVRPIAETMLQMGMKRAAVVHGSGLDEVAIHGPTTVAEIKDGQIIEYTLTPEDFGLKTHPLEAIKGGAPEENKAIITNILTGKGTDAQLGAVAANVALLMRLFGHEDLKANTQQAIEAMNSGKAYQLVQKLADYA encoded by the coding sequence ATGGAAGCGATCATCAGCAAACTATATGAGCAAGAATCTCTGACTCAGGAAGAAAGCCAGACTCTGTTCGATACCATTATCCGTGGAGAACTTGACCCAATTTTGATGGCATCAGCCCTGACTGCACTAAAAATTAAAGGCGAGACGCCCGACGAAATTACAGGTGCGGCAAAAGCGCTGCTGGCAAATGCCAACCCGTTTCCCCGTCCTGAGTACGATTTTGCCGATATCGTCGGTACTGGTGGAGATGGCCATGACACCATCAATATCTCAACAACAGCAGCATTCGTAGCCGCAGCTTGTGGTCTGAAAGTTGCCAAACACGGTAACCGCAGCGTATCAAGCAAGTCAGGCTCTTCTGACCTGCTAGACTCTTTCGGTATTAACCTCGCAATGAGCCCGGAAGATACACGTAAAGCCGTCGATGACATCGGTGTCGCCTTCCTGTTTGCACCGCAATACCATGGTGGTGTGCGCCATGCTATGCCAGTGCGTCAGACAATGAAAACGCGTACCATCTTTAATATTCTTGGCCCTTTGATTAACCCAGCTCGCCCTAACATCGAGCTAATGGGTGTTTACAGTGAAGAACTGGTTCGTCCTATTGCAGAAACCATGTTACAAATGGGTATGAAGCGCGCAGCAGTAGTACACGGCAGCGGACTTGATGAAGTCGCTATCCATGGCCCAACTACGGTAGCCGAGATTAAAGATGGCCAGATCATAGAATACACTCTGACGCCAGAAGACTTCGGTTTAAAAACGCACCCGCTTGAAGCAATTAAAGGCGGAGCTCCGGAAGAGAACAAAGCAATCATCACCAATATACTGACCGGAAAAGGAACGGATGCCCAACTTGGTGCTGTCGCAGCCAACGTTGCATTGCTTATGCGTCTTTTCGGCCACGAAGATTTAAAAGCCAATACGCAACAAGCCATCGAGGCAATGAACTCAGGTAAGGCTTATCAATTGGTACAGAAACTAGCCGATTACGCTTAA
- a CDS encoding calcium-binding protein → MSKTAHNLKWIFGTSEDDNMTGTQGSETTDIFLGFGGNDKFVGFGGNDYIFGGRGDDTLLGGRGNDLISGGSGDDFLSGGLGNDSLFGGFGDDVIFDYSGNNFINGGWGNDTIVIGDGQSVLSGGYGEDSFVFTNRLPINVTELQVPINDIDVKAEILDFNIFADKLVFDLGRDSDGDGIRDTFLDSSDELTLSYNDLGWAVFSSDEYNVEVTLNGVSSGYINYADQHGIDLFEFS, encoded by the coding sequence ATGTCGAAGACAGCACATAACCTCAAGTGGATATTTGGTACGTCTGAAGATGACAATATGACTGGAACACAGGGTTCTGAAACGACCGACATCTTTTTAGGGTTTGGTGGGAACGATAAGTTTGTAGGTTTTGGGGGCAATGACTATATTTTCGGCGGCAGAGGAGACGATACACTACTCGGCGGTAGAGGAAATGACTTGATTTCAGGTGGGTCCGGAGATGATTTCTTGTCGGGTGGATTAGGAAATGATTCACTATTTGGTGGATTCGGAGACGACGTCATTTTTGATTATTCAGGTAATAATTTTATCAATGGAGGCTGGGGAAACGACACCATTGTTATCGGAGATGGCCAATCCGTTTTAAGCGGTGGATACGGAGAAGATTCATTTGTGTTTACCAACCGCCTGCCTATTAATGTTACTGAGCTGCAGGTTCCTATTAATGATATTGATGTGAAAGCGGAAATTTTGGACTTCAACATCTTCGCCGATAAATTAGTTTTCGATTTAGGAAGAGACTCAGATGGAGATGGTATTCGCGACACTTTCTTGGATTCGTCAGATGAGCTTACCCTTTCATACAATGATCTTGGCTGGGCCGTTTTTTCTAGCGACGAGTACAATGTTGAAGTGACATTAAACGGAGTGAGTTCAGGTTATATCAATTACGCCGATCAACATGGCATCGACTTGTTCGAATTTTCATAG
- a CDS encoding PHP domain-containing protein, with protein MRIDLHSHTTASDGRLEPKDLVDRALSFDIEVLAITDHDTVDGLAPAKQYVQDNQLPIKIINGIEISTVWQNKDIHIVGLNIDPDASALKTLIKQQKQHRVVRSELIASRLEKATREGVLEEVQQIAGDAPITRAHFAKWLVDNGFAKNMQMVFKKYLTRNNPGYVPPNWCSMKDAVDAIHAAGGQAVLAHPGRYQLTAKWVKRLLAAFVEANGDAMEVAQPQQAQQERRNLADYAIQYKLLASQGSDFHYPSPWMELGRNLWLPAGVEPVWKDWGIDPSLSSNEA; from the coding sequence ATGAGAATAGATTTACATAGTCACACCACTGCCTCTGATGGCCGGCTGGAACCGAAAGATTTAGTGGATAGGGCACTGAGTTTTGATATCGAAGTTTTGGCGATTACAGATCATGACACCGTCGATGGTTTAGCACCGGCGAAACAGTATGTGCAAGATAATCAGTTACCAATAAAAATCATTAACGGCATCGAAATATCAACGGTATGGCAAAACAAAGATATCCATATCGTAGGTTTGAATATCGATCCGGATGCCTCTGCGTTAAAGACGTTGATCAAGCAACAAAAACAACATCGTGTGGTTCGCTCAGAACTTATTGCCTCTCGTTTGGAGAAAGCGACCCGTGAAGGTGTGTTGGAAGAAGTACAACAAATTGCGGGCGATGCGCCTATTACCCGCGCACATTTTGCTAAGTGGCTGGTAGATAATGGTTTTGCCAAAAACATGCAAATGGTGTTCAAAAAGTATTTAACGCGTAACAACCCGGGTTATGTGCCACCAAACTGGTGTTCTATGAAAGACGCCGTAGATGCAATACACGCCGCTGGTGGCCAAGCGGTATTAGCACATCCGGGACGCTATCAATTGACTGCTAAATGGGTTAAGCGTCTTCTGGCTGCATTCGTCGAAGCTAATGGCGACGCAATGGAAGTTGCTCAACCACAACAAGCACAACAAGAAAGGCGCAACCTTGCCGATTATGCTATACAATACAAACTATTAGCGTCCCAAGGCAGCGACTTTCATTACCCGTCTCCTTGGATGGAGCTGGGGAGAAACCTCTGGTTGCCAGCAGGCGTAGAACCAGTTTGGAAAGATTGGGGTATTGATCCTTCGTTGAGCAGCAACGAAGCATAG
- a CDS encoding anthranilate synthase component 1, producing MNKAIEIKNIGQLEVLTTSVPYTQDPTRLFHTLCENKTDSLLLESAEIDSKQDLKSLLIVDSAVRIVCLNHTVSMHALTDNGKNLLAHLRNNIREEVPAQFDGETLTLEFEQPCNTIDEDSRLREASSFDALRLVQHSFNLSDKDKHAIFIGGLFAYDLVANFEPLGNAEATNQCPDYVFYVAETLLVVDHQTESCNLQATLFVDNLQKETLENRIAEIYSQCVAPKHLPSATKLDNVEVQPSISDQNFCQIVRDLKEYVVKGDIFQVVPSRRFTLPCPSPLAAYKELKKSNPSPYMFYMQDELFTLFGASPESALKYDTDTNQVEIYPIAGTRRRGKRPDGEIDFDLDSRIELELRTDMKENAEHMMLVDLARNDVARIAQAGTRHVADLLKVDRYSHVMHLVSRVVGQLRGDLDALHAYQACMNMGTLTGAPKIRAMQLIRDVEGVRRGSYGGAVGYLTGEGTLDACIVIRSAYVENGIAQVQAGAGVVFDSDPQAEADETRGKAQAVISAIQAAHSQPTKNEE from the coding sequence GTGAACAAGGCCATTGAAATCAAGAATATTGGACAACTGGAAGTATTAACAACTTCTGTTCCTTACACTCAAGACCCGACGCGCTTGTTTCACACCCTATGTGAAAACAAGACCGATAGCTTACTTCTGGAATCTGCTGAGATCGATTCTAAACAAGATTTGAAATCTCTTTTGATCGTTGATTCGGCAGTGCGAATTGTTTGCCTGAACCATACTGTAAGCATGCATGCTTTAACCGATAATGGTAAGAATTTACTCGCACATCTGCGCAATAACATTCGAGAAGAAGTTCCTGCCCAGTTTGACGGTGAAACCCTCACATTAGAGTTCGAACAGCCATGCAACACTATCGATGAGGACTCTCGATTACGTGAGGCCTCTTCATTCGATGCTCTGCGTTTGGTTCAGCACAGCTTCAATCTTTCAGATAAAGATAAGCATGCGATTTTCATCGGTGGCTTATTCGCTTACGACCTGGTAGCGAACTTCGAACCTTTGGGTAATGCCGAAGCAACTAACCAATGCCCTGACTACGTTTTTTATGTCGCTGAAACCCTGCTTGTCGTTGATCATCAAACAGAATCCTGCAACCTGCAAGCCACGCTTTTTGTCGATAACTTACAAAAAGAAACGTTAGAGAATCGTATTGCAGAAATCTATTCGCAATGCGTTGCCCCTAAGCATTTACCAAGTGCAACGAAACTCGATAATGTAGAAGTACAGCCAAGTATTTCTGACCAAAATTTCTGCCAGATTGTTCGGGACTTGAAAGAGTACGTGGTGAAAGGCGATATTTTCCAGGTTGTTCCTTCGCGCCGCTTTACTCTTCCTTGCCCTTCTCCGTTAGCCGCTTATAAAGAGCTTAAAAAGAGCAACCCAAGTCCATATATGTTCTATATGCAGGACGAGTTATTCACCCTGTTCGGTGCTTCACCGGAAAGTGCCCTCAAGTATGATACCGACACGAATCAAGTTGAGATCTATCCTATCGCTGGTACTCGTCGTCGTGGTAAACGTCCAGATGGCGAAATCGATTTTGACCTGGATAGCCGTATCGAGCTTGAACTGCGCACCGACATGAAAGAAAACGCTGAGCACATGATGTTAGTAGACCTCGCACGTAATGATGTAGCACGTATCGCTCAAGCAGGAACTCGTCACGTAGCCGACTTACTTAAAGTCGACCGTTACAGCCATGTAATGCACCTGGTTTCCAGAGTTGTTGGCCAGTTGCGAGGAGATTTAGACGCTCTGCATGCGTACCAGGCTTGCATGAACATGGGCACATTAACCGGCGCACCAAAAATTCGCGCCATGCAGCTGATTCGTGACGTAGAAGGCGTAAGACGCGGCAGTTACGGCGGCGCTGTCGGTTATCTGACCGGAGAAGGTACACTCGATGCCTGTATCGTGATCCGATCCGCTTACGTTGAAAACGGTATCGCTCAAGTACAGGCTGGTGCTGGCGTGGTGTTCGATTCCGATCCTCAGGCGGAAGCCGACGAAACCCGAGGCAAGGCGCAAGCCGTTATTTCTGCTATTCAAGCAGCACATTCTCAACCTACAAAGAATGAGGAGTAG
- the trpA gene encoding tryptophan synthase subunit alpha, translating into MSRYEKMFARLNEKNQGAFVPFVTVCDPDAEQSYKIMETLVESGADALELGIPFSDPLADGPTIQGANIRALNSGATPDVCFEQIGKIREKYPELPIGLLMYANLVFSRGIENFYERCAQAGIDSVLIADVPTNESAEFVAAAEKFGIHPIFIAPPTASDETLKQVADLSGGYTYLLSRAGVTGAETKANMPVGQLLERLNQFDAPPALLGFGISEPSQVKQAIESGAAGAISGSAVVKIIETNVDQPQTMLDKLGEFVSAMKAATQK; encoded by the coding sequence ATGAGTCGTTATGAGAAGATGTTTGCTCGCCTGAACGAGAAAAACCAAGGCGCGTTTGTACCGTTCGTAACAGTTTGTGATCCAGATGCAGAGCAATCCTACAAAATTATGGAAACCCTCGTTGAATCGGGTGCCGATGCTCTAGAACTGGGAATCCCGTTTTCAGATCCGCTGGCAGATGGTCCAACTATCCAAGGTGCAAATATTCGTGCATTGAATTCAGGAGCGACACCAGATGTTTGCTTTGAGCAAATTGGTAAGATCCGCGAAAAATATCCCGAGCTTCCAATCGGCCTGCTGATGTACGCGAATCTGGTTTTCTCGCGCGGTATCGAGAACTTCTATGAACGCTGTGCTCAGGCGGGTATCGACTCTGTACTTATTGCAGACGTACCCACTAATGAGAGTGCAGAGTTTGTTGCCGCCGCGGAGAAGTTTGGTATCCACCCAATTTTCATCGCTCCGCCAACGGCAAGTGATGAAACGCTGAAACAAGTCGCCGACCTCAGCGGAGGTTACACTTATCTGCTATCTCGTGCAGGCGTAACTGGAGCGGAAACCAAAGCCAATATGCCTGTGGGTCAGCTGCTGGAAAGACTGAATCAATTTGATGCGCCACCAGCCCTGCTCGGCTTTGGCATCTCTGAGCCGTCACAAGTCAAACAAGCGATAGAGTCCGGTGCAGCAGGCGCAATTTCTGGTTCCGCTGTAGTCAAAATTATTGAGACAAATGTGGACCAGCCACAAACAATGCTCGATAAACTCGGTGAGTTTGTTTCCGCGATGAAAGCAGCGACTCAGAAGTAG
- the rluB gene encoding 23S rRNA pseudouridine(2605) synthase RluB: MSEKLQKVLARAGHGSRREIESLIKSNRVSVNGVVAKLGERLEDESSVIRIDGHIVSAKIQEEVICRVLAYYKPEGELCTRHDPEGRRTVFDRLPKIRGSRWISVGRLDANTSGLLLFTTDGELANRLMHPSRQVEREYLVRVFGEVTEQKVRNLVKGVELEDGMARFEDVVYAGGEGMNHTFYVVINEGRNREVRRLWESQDCTVSRLKRVRYGDIFLDKKLPRGGWMELDLKEVNYLRELVELRPEKETMLDLNKDNTSRKRERARSQKIRRAVKRHEERVNTPKGRSNNPSRRKPKKSAGEQGVRNKHR, translated from the coding sequence ATGAGCGAAAAGTTACAAAAAGTATTAGCACGTGCTGGTCACGGTTCTCGTCGTGAGATTGAATCTTTAATTAAATCTAACCGCGTAAGCGTGAACGGTGTAGTAGCTAAACTTGGTGAGAGACTTGAAGATGAGAGCAGTGTCATTCGTATCGACGGTCATATTGTATCTGCGAAGATACAGGAAGAAGTGATCTGTCGTGTGCTTGCATACTACAAGCCAGAAGGTGAACTGTGTACTCGTCACGATCCAGAGGGTCGTCGTACCGTTTTTGATCGCCTGCCAAAGATTCGTGGCTCGCGTTGGATTTCAGTAGGTCGTCTGGATGCGAATACTTCAGGTCTGTTGCTTTTCACTACGGATGGTGAACTGGCAAACCGTCTAATGCACCCAAGTCGTCAAGTTGAGCGTGAATACCTAGTACGCGTGTTCGGTGAAGTAACTGAACAAAAAGTTCGTAATCTAGTAAAAGGCGTTGAGCTGGAAGATGGTATGGCTCGCTTTGAGGACGTTGTATATGCGGGTGGTGAAGGTATGAACCACACGTTTTACGTTGTAATCAATGAAGGCCGTAACCGCGAGGTTCGTCGTCTGTGGGAATCACAAGACTGTACGGTAAGCCGCCTGAAACGTGTTCGCTACGGTGATATCTTCCTCGACAAGAAATTGCCTCGTGGCGGTTGGATGGAACTGGATCTGAAAGAAGTGAACTACTTGCGTGAGCTTGTAGAACTTCGTCCAGAGAAAGAGACCATGCTTGACCTTAACAAAGACAACACTTCACGTAAGCGTGAGCGTGCTCGCAGCCAAAAAATTCGTCGTGCAGTTAAGCGCCACGAAGAGCGTGTAAATACACCTAAAGGCCGCAGTAACAACCCTAGTCGCCGTAAGCCAAAGAAAAGTGCTGGTGAACAAGGCGTTCGTAACAAACACAGATAG
- a CDS encoding Trp operon leader peptide, which produces MLQELNQNQKAKVAVCLNKTNSTDVAWWRTWTSSWWANVYF; this is translated from the coding sequence ATGTTACAAGAACTGAACCAAAACCAGAAAGCGAAAGTTGCGGTTTGTCTTAATAAGACAAACTCGACAGACGTTGCTTGGTGGCGCACTTGGACAAGTTCTTGGTGGGCAAACGTGTACTTCTAG
- a CDS encoding HI1450 family dsDNA-mimic protein, with amino-acid sequence MSDLISYDDVIDAAYDIFLEMAPDNLEPADVILFTAQFEDRGAAELVETGEDWVEHVGFEIDKEVYAEVRIGLVNEENDVLDDVFARMLISRDPEHKFCHMLWKRD; translated from the coding sequence ATGTCTGATTTGATTTCTTACGACGACGTTATCGACGCAGCGTACGACATTTTTCTTGAAATGGCTCCGGATAACCTGGAACCTGCTGATGTGATTCTGTTTACCGCTCAGTTCGAAGATCGTGGAGCTGCAGAGCTTGTCGAAACCGGTGAAGACTGGGTTGAGCATGTGGGCTTCGAGATCGACAAAGAAGTGTATGCAGAAGTCAGAATCGGCCTGGTAAACGAGGAAAATGACGTACTTGATGACGTATTCGCTCGTATGCTAATCAGCCGAGACCCAGAACATAAGTTCTGTCATATGCTTTGGAAGCGCGACTAA
- the trpCF gene encoding bifunctional indole-3-glycerol-phosphate synthase TrpC/phosphoribosylanthranilate isomerase TrpF, which yields MTDLNTQKADNLSEHVSKKEAEMAEVLAKIVRDKYQWVAERKASQHLSTFQPDLESSDRSFYDALKGDKTVFITECKKASPSKGLIRDHFDLDYIASVYNNHADAISVLTDEKYFQGSFEFIPQVRSQVKQPVLCKDFMVDTYQVYLARHYGADAVLLMLSVLNDEEYKALAEAAHSLNMGILTEVSNEEELHRAVELGALVIGINNRNLRDLSTDLNRTKELAPTIRTLAPEATVISESGIYTHQQVRDLAKYADGFLIGSSLMSEENLELAVRKVTLGENKVCGLTHPDDAAKAYKAGAVFGGLIFVEQSKRAVDLETARLTMSGAPLQYVGVFQNHEIDFVAAIVTSLGLKAVQLHGAEDQNYVNQLKAELPVGVEIWKAYGVQSKQPALLTENVTRHLLDAQVGNQTGGTGIVFDWSLIGDPSQIMLAGGISPENAQQAATLGCLGLDLNSGVESAPGKKDMQKLQAAFNAIRNY from the coding sequence ATGACGGATTTAAACACTCAAAAAGCTGACAACCTTTCTGAGCACGTATCAAAAAAAGAAGCTGAAATGGCAGAAGTGTTGGCTAAAATTGTCCGCGATAAATATCAGTGGGTTGCAGAACGCAAAGCCTCTCAGCATTTGAGTACTTTCCAGCCTGATTTAGAATCTTCGGATCGCAGTTTCTACGATGCTCTAAAGGGTGATAAAACCGTCTTCATCACTGAGTGTAAAAAAGCGTCACCATCTAAAGGGCTGATCAGAGACCATTTCGATCTGGATTACATCGCTTCGGTTTACAATAACCATGCTGATGCAATTTCGGTCTTAACTGACGAAAAATACTTCCAGGGTAGTTTTGAATTTATTCCGCAAGTACGCAGTCAGGTTAAACAACCTGTGCTTTGTAAAGATTTTATGGTGGACACCTACCAGGTTTACTTAGCTCGCCATTACGGCGCTGATGCTGTTCTTCTGATGCTTTCTGTACTTAATGATGAAGAGTACAAAGCGCTGGCAGAAGCCGCACACAGCCTCAATATGGGGATCCTCACAGAAGTAAGTAACGAAGAAGAGCTTCATCGTGCGGTAGAGCTAGGTGCTCTTGTTATTGGTATCAACAACCGTAACTTACGCGACCTAAGTACTGACTTAAACCGCACCAAAGAGCTGGCACCGACGATCAGGACTCTCGCTCCAGAGGCTACTGTTATCTCAGAATCGGGTATTTACACCCATCAGCAAGTTCGCGATCTGGCGAAGTACGCAGACGGGTTCCTTATTGGCAGTTCATTGATGTCTGAAGAGAACCTGGAGCTTGCGGTTCGTAAGGTAACGCTTGGCGAAAATAAGGTCTGTGGTCTAACACACCCTGATGACGCAGCCAAAGCATATAAAGCTGGCGCAGTATTTGGTGGTCTGATCTTTGTAGAACAATCTAAACGCGCCGTCGATTTAGAAACGGCCCGTTTAACAATGAGCGGTGCGCCACTTCAATACGTTGGTGTTTTCCAAAACCATGAGATTGATTTTGTGGCTGCGATAGTCACATCACTTGGCTTAAAAGCGGTTCAGTTACACGGTGCTGAAGATCAAAACTACGTCAACCAGTTAAAAGCAGAGCTCCCTGTGGGCGTCGAAATCTGGAAGGCTTACGGCGTGCAGAGTAAACAACCTGCACTACTGACCGAAAATGTGACGCGTCATTTACTTGATGCCCAGGTCGGTAATCAAACCGGCGGTACTGGAATAGTCTTCGACTGGTCTTTAATTGGCGACCCGAGCCAAATCATGCTGGCCGGAGGTATCTCTCCTGAAAATGCTCAACAAGCAGCGACATTAGGCTGTTTAGGATTAGATTTAAACTCTGGTGTAGAGAGCGCACCAGGCAAAAAAGATATGCAGAAGTTGCAAGCCGCATTTAACGCTATTCGCAACTACTAA
- the trpB gene encoding tryptophan synthase subunit beta — protein sequence MAKLNAYFGEYGGQYVPQILVPALEQLEQAFIDAQEDPEFRSEFMTLLQEYAGRPTALTLTRNLTKGTKTKLYLKREDLLHGGAHKTNQVLGQALLAKRMGKNEIIAETGAGQHGVATALACALLGLKCRVYMGAKDVERQSPNVFRMKLMGAEVIPVHSGSATLKDACNEALRDWSATYEDAHYLLGTAAGPHPFPTIVREFQRMIGEETKNQILAREGRLPDAVIACVGGGSNAIGMFADFIDDESVRLIGVEPAGKGIDTDQHGAPLKHGKTGIFFGMKAPLMQDADGQVEESYSVSAGLDFPSVGPQHAYLNSIGRAEYASVTDDEALDAFQEIARSEGIIAALESSHALAHALHMARENPDKEQLLVVNLSGRGDKDIFTVHAILEEKGVI from the coding sequence ATGGCAAAACTGAATGCCTACTTTGGCGAATATGGCGGTCAGTACGTTCCGCAAATTTTGGTTCCGGCGTTGGAGCAACTAGAGCAAGCGTTTATTGACGCACAAGAAGATCCGGAATTCCGCAGTGAGTTCATGACACTACTACAAGAATACGCAGGTCGCCCTACCGCGCTGACACTGACTCGTAACCTGACCAAAGGCACGAAAACCAAACTCTACCTAAAACGAGAAGATTTACTTCATGGCGGTGCGCACAAAACCAACCAAGTACTTGGTCAGGCACTACTGGCAAAACGCATGGGTAAAAACGAAATCATCGCTGAAACTGGAGCTGGTCAGCATGGCGTAGCAACTGCATTGGCGTGTGCCCTGCTTGGTCTGAAATGTCGCGTTTACATGGGTGCAAAAGACGTAGAACGCCAGAGCCCGAACGTATTCCGAATGAAACTCATGGGTGCAGAAGTTATTCCGGTACACTCTGGTTCTGCAACGCTTAAAGATGCATGTAATGAAGCACTCCGTGATTGGTCTGCAACATACGAAGATGCTCACTACCTGCTTGGTACTGCCGCAGGCCCTCACCCGTTCCCGACCATTGTTCGCGAGTTCCAGCGCATGATCGGTGAAGAAACTAAAAACCAGATCCTTGCGCGCGAAGGCCGCCTGCCAGATGCGGTTATTGCTTGTGTAGGCGGTGGTTCTAACGCGATTGGCATGTTCGCAGATTTTATCGACGACGAAAGTGTTCGTCTTATTGGTGTTGAGCCAGCTGGTAAAGGTATTGATACCGACCAACACGGTGCGCCACTCAAACATGGTAAAACTGGTATTTTCTTCGGTATGAAAGCGCCGTTAATGCAAGATGCAGACGGACAGGTGGAAGAGTCCTACTCTGTTTCTGCAGGACTGGACTTCCCTTCCGTAGGTCCTCAGCATGCGTACCTGAACTCGATTGGCAGAGCAGAATACGCCAGTGTGACCGACGACGAAGCTCTTGATGCATTCCAGGAGATCGCACGCAGCGAAGGTATTATTGCCGCACTTGAATCCTCCCATGCCCTTGCTCACGCACTGCATATGGCACGTGAAAACCCTGATAAAGAGCAGCTTTTGGTGGTTAACCTATCTGGCCGTGGTGACAAAGACATCTTCACCGTACACGCCATCTTAGAAGAAAAAGGAGTAATCTAA
- a CDS encoding L-threonylcarbamoyladenylate synthase, which yields MSQFFYVHPENPQARLITQAVAIIRNGGVVVYPTDSGYALGCQLENKQALERICQIRRLDDKHNFTLLCRDLSELSLYARVDNSAFRLLKNNTPGPYTFIFKGTKEVPRRLMNAKRKTIGIRVPDNKIALDLLEALGEPLMSTSLILPNSDITESDPEDIRDKLEHAVDVILNGGYLGEQPTTVIDFSEGEPVVARLGSGDPAPFE from the coding sequence ATGAGCCAGTTTTTTTATGTTCATCCAGAAAACCCACAGGCTCGCTTGATCACTCAAGCAGTAGCAATCATTCGCAACGGCGGTGTCGTGGTATATCCAACCGATTCGGGTTACGCACTTGGCTGTCAGCTGGAGAATAAACAGGCGTTAGAACGTATCTGTCAGATTCGTCGTTTGGACGATAAGCACAACTTCACTTTGTTGTGTCGTGATTTATCAGAACTTTCGCTTTATGCAAGAGTGGACAACAGTGCCTTTAGATTACTGAAAAACAATACACCGGGGCCTTACACATTTATCTTCAAAGGTACGAAAGAAGTCCCTCGTCGTTTGATGAATGCAAAACGTAAGACCATTGGTATCCGTGTGCCTGATAACAAGATCGCGCTTGATCTGTTAGAGGCATTGGGCGAACCACTGATGTCTACGTCATTGATCTTGCCGAATAGTGATATCACTGAATCCGATCCGGAAGATATTCGTGACAAACTTGAGCATGCTGTTGACGTGATACTGAACGGCGGTTACTTAGGTGAGCAACCAACAACCGTTATCGATTTCAGTGAAGGAGAACCGGTAGTGGCTCGTCTTGGTTCTGGTGATCCTGCACCTTTCGAATAA